A window of Christiangramia forsetii KT0803 contains these coding sequences:
- a CDS encoding DUF937 domain-containing protein, whose amino-acid sequence MASILDILNTPAGEALINKASSKTSEEKDKVTSALGMALPLLLGAMKNNTKSNEGAVSLDKALSSDKHNGSLLDQLENLNSDDLHSEGGKIVNHILGDKEEKISSSLGSALNMDKNSLNAIIKMAAPVLLSLLGSQKRKDNVDQDGLGGLLGSVLGNSSKHDASFLETLLDRDGDGSVIDDIGGMILGGGKSNKSGGSILGGFTGGK is encoded by the coding sequence ATGGCATCAATTCTTGATATTCTAAACACACCGGCTGGAGAAGCCCTTATTAACAAGGCAAGCAGCAAAACTTCAGAAGAAAAAGATAAAGTAACCTCTGCGCTTGGAATGGCGTTACCACTTCTTTTGGGAGCCATGAAAAACAATACAAAATCAAATGAAGGTGCTGTTAGTTTAGATAAGGCTTTGAGTAGTGATAAACATAATGGTTCTTTACTTGATCAATTAGAAAATCTGAATTCTGATGATCTTCATTCTGAAGGTGGTAAAATTGTAAATCATATTCTGGGTGATAAAGAAGAGAAGATTTCTTCAAGTCTTGGATCTGCATTAAATATGGATAAGAATAGCTTAAACGCTATCATTAAAATGGCTGCCCCTGTACTTCTAAGCCTTTTAGGTAGTCAAAAAAGAAAAGATAATGTAGACCAGGATGGATTAGGAGGCTTGCTGGGATCTGTTTTAGGTAATAGTTCAAAACACGATGCGTCATTTCTGGAAACTCTGCTGGACAGAGATGGTGATGGTAGTGTTATTGACGATATAGGAGGAATGATCCTGGGAGGTGGAAAATCTAATAAATCTGGTGGAAGTATCCTGGGAGGATTTACCGGAGGGAAATAA